In the Hordeum vulgare subsp. vulgare chromosome 7H, MorexV3_pseudomolecules_assembly, whole genome shotgun sequence genome, one interval contains:
- the LOC123412824 gene encoding uncharacterized protein LOC123412824, protein MANGDRLAGAPSPPPMPPPLPPSLSRPSNRAPSENHLAISVPLLSLADADAPLARWLRRLEAFLAVSGLSASTPLGVAFAASALAVVGVALPAVAVSVSPCRKRERVCEEFEVEMFEVCVMMSQAAAAAVAVACVSRKMAMYGLRKFLFVDPELGMRIRFQKEYVVRIQDFFRTLMWWILPCLAVKITREMFRFSHMFHESIWRSCIVLFASIMSWMYLTTIVLSSCMLFNLVCNLQVIHFDDYGKVLEQDADPLVYLKEHLQLRHNLSKISHRFRMFLLLLFFSVTASQFAILYKTTAYNGPINFTNGGDIAVSSVVQVVGLVLCLHGAAKISHRAQNIAAIASRWHALATCSSDSTYVSTPNDSGNLVPFPAHMFLRDCSESDLECMESGSMQGNSHNTAQLASYMSSYHKRESLVLYLLTNPGGITLYGWIVDRTFLNTILMLELTLVLFVLSKTIVIPAKTLVNSYMSFP, encoded by the exons ATGGCCAACGGCGACCGCCTCGCCGGAGCGCCGTCCCCGCCGCCcatgccgccgccgctgcccccgTCGCTGAGCAGGCCTTCGAATCGCGCGCCTTCGGAGAACCACCTGGCGATCTCCGTGCCGCTGCTCTCGCTCGCTGATGCAGACGCGCCGCTGGCGCGGTGGCTCCGGCGGCTGGAGGCGTTCCTCGCGGTGTCGGGCCTCTCTGCCTCGACCCCTCTTGGCGTGGCCTTCGCGGCTTCCGCGCTGGCGGTGGTGGGCGTCGCGCTGCCTGCGGTGGCCGTGAGCGTCTCCCCGTGCCGCAAGCGCGAGCGGGTCTGCGAAGAGTTTGAGGTGGAGATGTTCGAGGTGTGCGTCATGATGtcgcaggcggcggcggcggccgtcgCCGTCGCCTGCGTGTCGAGGAAGATGGCCATGTACGGCCTCCGCAAGTTCCTCTTCGTTGACCCGGAGCTTGGCATGCGGATCCGCTTCCAGAAGGAGTACGTCGTCAGGATCCAG GACTTCTTCCGAACACTTATGTGGTGGATATTGCCATGCCTTGCTGTGAAGATTACCCGAGAGATGTTCCGcttttcccacatgttccacgagtcAATTTGGAGATCATGCATCGTGCTATTTGCTTCCATAATGTCATGGATGTATTTGACCACAATTGTGTTGTCTTCCTGCATGCTTTTCAACTTGGTTTGCAATCTACAAGTTATACACTTTGATGATTACGGCAAAGTTCTAGAGCAAGACGCGGATCCTCTAGTCTATTTGAAAGAGCACCTGCAGCTCCGCCATAATCTCTCCAAAATCAGTCACAGGTTCCGCATGTTCCTTTTGCTGCTCTTCTTTTCTGTTACAGCAAGCCAGTTCGCCATTCTCTACAAGACAACAGCATACAACGGGCCAATCAATTTCACCAATGGTGGTGATATAGCT GTATCTTCAGTTGTTCAAGTTGTAGGCCTTGTCCTTTGTTTACATGGAGCTGCTAAAATTTCTCACAGAGCTCAAAACATTGCCGCAATAGCTAGTCGATGGCATGCTTTGGCGACATGCTCTAGTGATTCTACATATGTAAGCACCCCAAACGATTCTGGGAACCTTGTGCCCTTTCCAGCGCATATGTTTTTGAGGGATTGCTCGGAAAGTGACTTGGAGTGTATGGAAAGTGGCTCAATGCAAGGCAATTCTCATAACACAGCTCAACTGGCATCTTACATGTCTTCATACCACAAGAGAGAATCGCTTG TGCTCTATCTGCTAACCAACCCTGGGGGCATCACGCTATACGGTTGGATTGTCGACCGGACATTCCTCAACACGATCCTGATGCTCGAGCTAACCCTTGTGCTGTTCGTGCTCAGCAAGACCATTGTGATCCCAGCGAAAACGTTAGTCAACAGCTACATGAGTTTCCCATGA
- the LOC123412822 gene encoding uncharacterized protein LOC123412822 has product MESGSDDGSNSSSCPPGIAALRSVTGTAAGGKNKSARSRRQRVTTDLSIYSDLSCRWAPAPPRLQGVLQKDSAKELGQAWAKFFHANGIPGEKADCPHFQEAMRLTQQLGQLVQHVPTGSEIDGPCLQSEYDELEEHVAEWKRWWGHYGVTVMCDSWIGPTGSSIVNFMISCDRRMFFHKSVDATGSMQSVPYLYELIKKVVVEEIGQGFVVQIVTQNEPNFKEACGQLIKEYPHIVWQPCAAHTVNLMLMDIGNIPKVDAVLSSAKRICRFFYSYSEPLHAQMKTKIGGELIPPNAARFGTDFMCLQSYWDNKDKLRQWMISNEWEDGPWSREADYDYTYDCLISLSWWEDVKWVLDRIRPLYAVLQHADSPKTWSISGFMPRMIAARDELQSLFLEGSEDLNDFMDVVDRRVADLYDGTLMIAAGVLDPEAHYKHDLASNPDYMQAFTMAIQKVADSPANAVEALDQFETFRSSSGKFDKEIARRCASTLDPASWWSFFGGEIKLLQGYAIRIVSQCMSSSRCERNWSTYALMHAQATNQLACEKLHKLVYVRYNLNLQFEQTKIENEEKDDKGKKELDPCRLMMDAALYDKENPIMDWLNNPGSASLTSLDEKDECDLPTPSRAVIGMICKGKSSEAVLDKPTGVLELKKNRTLSSRKQKRKRGKMTIDDNGSLHGMSTRKKTKDLSSL; this is encoded by the exons ATGGAGTCGGGCTCTGATGACGGGAGCAACAGCAGCAGCTGCCCCCCCGGCATCGCGGCCTTGCGCTCAGTTACTG GTACTGCGGCTGGTGGAAAGAACAAGTCTGCACGAAGTCGTAGGCAGAGAGTGACTACTGATTTAAGCATATATTCAGACCTTTCCTGCCGCTGGGCACCCGCCCCACCTCGGCTCCAGGGGGTTCTCCAAAAGGATTCAGCTAAGGAGCTTGGGCAAGCCTGGGCCAAGTTTTTCCATGCCAATGGCATTCCTGGGGAGAAAGCCGACTGCCCGCATTTCCAAGAGGCCATGAGATTGACGCAACAACTTGGTCAGCTGGTTCAGCACGTTCCTACAGGTTCAGAAATTGATGGGCCATGCCTGCAGTCCGAGTATGACGAATTGGAGGAGCATGTGGCCGAATGGAAACGTTGGTGGGGTCATTATGGTGTTACGGTGATGTGTGACTCATGGATAGGACCTACTGGGTCAAGCATCGTGAACTTCATGATCTCCTGCGATAGGCGCATGTTCTTTCACAAGTCTGTTGATGCCACTGGAAGCATGCAGAGTGTTCCGTATCTCTATGAATTGATTAAGAAGGTGGTTGTGGAGGAGATTGGGCAAGGCTTTGTAGTTCAAATTGTGACACAAAATGAACCAAACTTCAAGGAAGCATGCGGGCAACTCATCAAGGAGTACCCACACATTGTTTGGCAGCCATGTGCAGCTCATACTGTTAATCTCATGCTGATGGACATTGGAAATATCCCCAAGGTTGACGCGGTGCTCTCCAGTGCCAAGCGGATATGTAGGTTTTTCTACAGTTATTCTGAACCTCTGCACGCTCAAATGAAAACTAAGATTGGTGGAGAGCTGATCCCACCCAATGCCGCAAGGTTTGGAACTGACTTTATGTGCCTACAAAGTTACTGGGATAACAAAGACAAGCTCAGACAGTGGATGATCTCGAATGAGTGGGAAGACGGCCCTTGGAGTAGGGAGGCAGATTATGATTACACATATGACTGCTTGATCAGCTTGTCCTGGTGGGAAGATGTGAAATGGGTACTAGATAGAATCCGACCACTTTACGCCGTACTTCAGCACGCGGATTCACCCAAGACTTGGTCAATTTCTGGATTTATGCCTAGAATGATTGCTGCTAGGGATGAATTACAATCTCTTTTCCTGGAGGGGTCAGAAGATTTGAACGATTTCATGGATGTGGTTGACAGGAGGGTTGCAGATCTATATGATGGCACTCTTATGATTGCAG CTGGTGTGCTTGATCCTGAAGCCCACTACAAGCATGATCTTGCAAGCAATCCAGATTACATGCAAGCATTCACGATGGCAATTCAGAAGGTTGCAGACTCACCTGCAAATGCAGTGGAGGCACTGGACCAGTTCGAAACTTTCCGTTCTTCTAGCGGGAAGTTTGACAAAGAAATTGCTCGGCGTTGTGCTAGCACATTGGACCCAGCTTCTTGGTGGTCGTTTTTTGGAGGAGAAATAAAACTCCTTCAGGGTTATGCGATTCGAATTGTGTCCCAATGTATGTCCTCTAGCAGGTGCGAGCGAAACTGGAGCACATATGCATTGATGCATGCACAAGCGACAAATCAGCTTGCTTGTGAAAAGCTTCACAAGTTGGTCTATGTCCGATACAATCTTAACCTGCAGTTCGAACAAACTAAAATAGAGAACGAAGAAAAGGATGACAAGGGGAAAAAAGAGCTCGATCCTTGCAGATTGATGATGGACGCTGCACTATATGATAAAGAAAACCCTATCATGGATTGGCTGAATAACCCCGGGAGTGCATCCTTGACTTCactggatgaaaaagatgaatgtGATCTCCCTACACCATCTAGGGCCGTGATTGGTATGATATGCAAAGGGAAATCAAGTGAGGCTGTCCTTGACAAGCCAACCGGGGTTTTGGAATTGAAGAAGAACCGCACCCTCTCCAGCAGGAAGCAAAAGAGGAAAAGGGGGAAGATGACTATTGATGATAATGGTTCGTTGCACGGAATGTCTACTAGGAAAAAGACGAAGGATCTCTCCAGCCTCTAG